In the Chroococcidiopsis sp. SAG 2025 genome, one interval contains:
- a CDS encoding anti-sigma factor family protein, protein MTSDEKRWIDNRPEPGETDKHHTIEANQLIGAMDMLKRDRFELLSAYLDGEVTAAERREVETWLEHDPETKRLYERLLNLRQGIGTLPVPTQEPVEQTIQQVYQRIHRRSQRRAIVWGGTAIAAVFVGALATLPNSPIAQLARLSKIEPLMVAINDPVVEIPKIVIPSPNGERQNQNNRPIEPQHHPQNKNFN, encoded by the coding sequence ATGACCTCTGATGAAAAACGTTGGATCGACAATCGCCCCGAACCAGGGGAAACAGATAAACACCATACTATTGAGGCAAATCAATTAATCGGTGCTATGGATATGTTGAAGCGCGATCGCTTCGAGTTACTGAGCGCATATCTGGACGGGGAAGTTACCGCTGCCGAAAGGCGAGAGGTAGAAACATGGCTAGAACATGACCCAGAAACCAAACGGCTGTACGAGCGATTGCTCAACCTCCGTCAAGGCATTGGAACGCTGCCAGTACCGACACAAGAACCTGTAGAACAAACTATTCAACAGGTCTATCAAAGGATACACCGTCGCTCGCAACGGCGGGCAATCGTATGGGGTGGTACTGCCATTGCAGCTGTATTTGTAGGCGCGCTCGCTACCCTACCAAATTCACCAATCGCACAACTTGCCCGACTCTCCAAAATTGAGCCACTTATGGTCGCTATCAACGACCCAGTGGTAGAAATCCCCAAGATCGTGATTCCTTCACCAAATGGTGAAAGACAAAATCAAAACAATCGACCAATAGAGCCACAACACCATCCACAAAATAAGAATTTTAATTGA
- a CDS encoding DegT/DnrJ/EryC1/StrS family aminotransferase → MLDYIPVNEPLLDGNEKKYLNQCIDTGWISSEGPFIKQFEAQFAARVGRKYGIAVSNGSVALDAAVLALGIGAGDEVILPTFTIISCAAAIVRAGAIPVVVDCDPHTWNMDVSQIEAKITPKTKAIMVVHIYGLPVDMEPILALAAKYGLQIIEDAAEMHGQTYKNRPCGSFGNISTVSFYPNKHITTGEGGMILTDDDRLAERCCSLRNLCFQPQQRFIHEELGWNLRMSNIQAALGVAQLERLDEFIARKRRMGQRYTELLSDVPGLQLPIPQTDYADNIYWVFALVLKDEVPFDAKEAMRRLHHHQVGSRPFFWSMHEQPVFHKMGLFANESCPVAENIARRGFYIPSGIALTDEQMERVVEVVKEILRLP, encoded by the coding sequence ATGCTTGATTATATTCCTGTCAACGAACCACTGTTAGATGGTAATGAAAAAAAGTATTTAAATCAATGTATTGATACTGGTTGGATTTCCTCTGAAGGACCATTTATCAAACAATTTGAAGCACAGTTTGCGGCAAGAGTAGGACGTAAATATGGCATTGCCGTCAGTAATGGCTCCGTAGCTTTAGACGCTGCTGTATTAGCACTAGGTATTGGTGCGGGTGATGAAGTCATTCTACCTACTTTCACAATTATTTCCTGCGCGGCAGCAATTGTTCGTGCTGGTGCTATACCCGTTGTTGTAGATTGCGATCCTCATACCTGGAATATGGATGTGAGCCAGATTGAGGCTAAAATCACACCCAAAACCAAAGCAATCATGGTAGTTCATATTTATGGATTACCTGTAGATATGGAGCCAATACTTGCTTTAGCGGCAAAGTATGGATTGCAAATTATAGAAGATGCAGCCGAGATGCACGGACAAACTTATAAAAATCGTCCCTGCGGTAGTTTTGGTAATATTAGTACCGTTAGTTTTTATCCGAACAAACACATTACTACAGGCGAAGGTGGAATGATTCTCACCGATGACGATCGCCTAGCTGAACGTTGTTGTTCTCTACGAAATTTATGTTTTCAACCCCAGCAGCGTTTCATCCATGAAGAACTCGGCTGGAACCTGCGGATGAGTAATATTCAAGCCGCTTTAGGTGTAGCGCAACTCGAAAGATTGGACGAATTCATTGCTCGTAAACGTCGGATGGGACAACGTTACACCGAGCTATTGTCAGATGTACCTGGCTTGCAACTGCCAATCCCGCAGACTGACTACGCTGATAATATCTACTGGGTCTTTGCATTAGTACTAAAAGATGAAGTTCCATTTGATGCTAAAGAGGCAATGAGGCGCTTGCATCATCATCAAGTTGGTAGCCGTCCCTTCTTTTGGTCTATGCACGAACAACCTGTTTTCCACAAAATGGGATTATTTGCTAACGAGTCTTGTCCAGTAGCAGAAAATATCGCTCGGCGCGGTTTCTACATTCCCAGTGGTATAGCTTTAACTGACGAACAAATGGAACGAGTCGTCGAGGTAGTCAAGGAAATTTTGCGATTGCCATAA
- a CDS encoding 1-acyl-sn-glycerol-3-phosphate acyltransferase encodes MKNYFYPPLPNTCLINFAQVIAPVVIPYFFQFELRIERESIEKIQALNEQRLLLLPNHPTFQDPIAIFALSGKVNQKFYYLSAYELFQGFMTGIFQRLGVYSIRRGLVDRPSIAQTIEILTQPHCRLVIFPEGGCSFQNDTVMPFRAGAVQIAFQAMSKLAKQGEVPDLYALPVSIKYRYTQDMQRVIRQSLNRLERALNIKSSLKDYDRLQAIAQHVLVRMEREYDTYSPTKDELTWNDRISLLRMHILESCEQQLGISSNPKEPVRERTYRVEYVLKTQVDTLESEVTTETETATGNRANKYSLIEKSIKRLLNFDAIYDGYVAENPTPERFLDTLTRLEREVFDIDKPPAKGYRHARIKIGEPINLKDFFTEYQRDRAKTVDAVTLKVQQIVQQNLDLLNDSW; translated from the coding sequence ATGAAAAATTACTTCTATCCTCCTTTACCTAATACTTGTTTAATTAACTTTGCTCAAGTTATTGCTCCAGTTGTTATCCCCTATTTTTTTCAATTTGAATTACGTATCGAGCGCGAATCCATCGAGAAAATTCAGGCTTTAAACGAGCAAAGATTACTTTTATTACCAAATCATCCCACATTTCAAGATCCAATCGCAATCTTTGCTCTTTCTGGTAAGGTAAACCAAAAGTTTTACTACTTATCAGCATACGAATTGTTTCAAGGATTTATGACTGGAATTTTTCAACGATTAGGAGTTTATTCTATTCGACGTGGTTTAGTCGATCGCCCCAGTATTGCACAAACAATAGAAATATTAACTCAACCGCATTGCCGTTTAGTCATATTTCCAGAAGGAGGATGTTCTTTTCAAAACGATACGGTTATGCCTTTCCGCGCTGGCGCTGTTCAAATTGCTTTTCAGGCTATGAGTAAGCTAGCTAAGCAAGGAGAAGTACCCGATCTATATGCTTTGCCAGTTAGTATTAAATACCGCTATACGCAAGATATGCAGAGAGTGATTCGTCAATCTCTCAACCGTTTAGAACGAGCATTAAATATAAAATCTAGTTTAAAAGATTACGATCGCCTGCAAGCGATCGCACAACATGTCTTAGTCCGCATGGAACGAGAATATGACACTTATTCACCTACTAAAGACGAACTAACCTGGAACGATCGTATTTCTCTGCTACGGATGCATATTTTAGAATCCTGCGAACAACAGCTAGGCATTTCTTCTAATCCTAAAGAACCAGTGCGAGAACGAACCTATAGAGTTGAATACGTACTAAAAACTCAAGTAGATACACTAGAGTCAGAAGTAACAACAGAAACCGAAACTGCAACAGGCAATCGCGCTAATAAATACAGCTTAATTGAAAAATCAATTAAACGCTTGCTAAACTTTGATGCGATTTATGATGGTTACGTGGCTGAAAACCCAACACCAGAAAGATTTTTAGACACTCTCACTCGCCTAGAACGAGAAGTATTTGATATCGATAAACCCCCAGCTAAAGGATATCGTCATGCCAGAATTAAAATTGGAGAACCGATTAATCTTAAAGACTTCTTTACCGAATATCAACGCGATCGTGCTAAAACTGTGGATGCTGTGACGCTCAAAGTTCAACAAATAGTACAGCAAAATCTCGATTTGTTAAATGATAGTTGGTAA
- a CDS encoding glycosyltransferase family 1 protein, producing the protein MRVGIFLSNFTPQIGGGFTFENEVFRAIAEFGGTSGHTFIVYSWDKRLSQAPPLGQHIEYRSLHHSVKKLLLFQPLKTVKELLKRLRQSKNLLKLNSVFKDVILVAILGKEIDLVWYLEPSTRTVEIPYITTLWDLQHRVQPCFPELSTQGQWDEREQFYAKVLRCASIIVTGTEAGRAEVERFYQVPSDRIKILPFPTPEWALNAPYNSDRYILEKYNIPENYLFYPAQFWAHKNHVALLMAVKWLRSQFNLILPVVFVGSEKGNKQYIQQVVADLDLSSQVHFLGFVPQADIVPLYRHAFALAFMSFCGPDNIPPLEAFALGCPVVAANVSGALEQLGDAALLVDQRDERQVALAIKSLYDDPILRQTLVQRGLARAAKWTGQDYVKAAFEMLDEFATLRRCWSGTKPERR; encoded by the coding sequence ATGAGGGTTGGAATTTTTTTATCAAATTTTACTCCTCAAATTGGGGGAGGCTTTACGTTTGAAAACGAAGTATTTCGAGCGATCGCTGAATTTGGTGGGACAAGCGGTCATACTTTTATCGTATATAGCTGGGACAAAAGATTATCTCAAGCACCTCCATTAGGTCAACATATTGAATATAGATCGCTGCATCACAGTGTCAAAAAATTATTGTTGTTTCAGCCATTAAAAACTGTCAAAGAACTATTGAAAAGACTACGACAATCAAAAAACTTACTCAAACTTAACAGCGTATTCAAAGACGTAATTTTAGTTGCGATATTGGGCAAGGAAATCGATCTAGTGTGGTATTTAGAACCAAGTACTCGCACAGTCGAAATTCCTTACATTACGACACTTTGGGATCTACAGCATCGGGTACAGCCGTGCTTTCCAGAACTCAGCACCCAAGGACAATGGGACGAGCGAGAACAGTTTTACGCAAAAGTACTGAGGTGTGCTTCAATTATCGTGACTGGTACAGAGGCAGGTAGAGCCGAAGTCGAACGATTTTATCAAGTACCATCTGACCGAATTAAGATCTTGCCTTTTCCCACGCCTGAATGGGCGTTGAATGCTCCATATAACAGCGATCGCTACATACTAGAGAAGTACAATATACCGGAAAATTACCTATTTTATCCCGCACAGTTTTGGGCGCACAAAAATCATGTCGCTTTATTGATGGCGGTTAAATGGCTGCGATCGCAATTCAATTTAATTTTACCCGTAGTATTTGTTGGCTCGGAAAAGGGCAACAAGCAATATATTCAGCAAGTTGTTGCCGATCTCGACTTATCTAGCCAAGTTCACTTTCTGGGATTTGTACCGCAAGCTGATATAGTTCCCCTGTATCGCCATGCATTTGCTCTAGCTTTTATGTCTTTTTGCGGACCTGATAACATACCTCCTTTGGAAGCATTTGCTTTAGGTTGTCCGGTTGTTGCTGCCAACGTGTCAGGTGCTTTAGAGCAGCTGGGAGATGCCGCTTTACTAGTCGATCAGCGAGATGAACGGCAAGTTGCTTTGGCGATTAAGTCACTCTACGATGACCCTATTTTGCGGCAAACGTTGGTACAACGAGGGTTAGCACGAGCGGCAAAATGGACGGGACAAGATTATGTCAAAGCTGCATTTGAAATGCTTGACGAATTTGCAACCCTCCGACGCTGTTGGAGTGGCACAAAACCCGAGCGTCGCTGA
- a CDS encoding gamma-glutamylcyclotransferase: MTNDEIVKVFVYGTLKPGEANYQRYCADYVVTAQEAIALGQLFDLPFGYPAMTPGSFKVYGVLLSFTNPDILQQLDWLEDYDPQRAIAENEYYRQLIEVYDTSLAPIERAWTYLMTPEQVHAFGGVLLPDGWWSSQKSVTSDQ; this comes from the coding sequence ATGACAAATGACGAGATCGTAAAAGTCTTCGTATATGGCACGCTCAAGCCTGGAGAGGCAAATTATCAGCGTTATTGTGCGGATTATGTGGTGACAGCACAAGAAGCGATTGCTTTGGGTCAATTATTTGACTTACCTTTCGGATATCCAGCCATGACTCCTGGTAGTTTCAAAGTCTATGGAGTTCTGCTTTCTTTTACCAATCCAGATATTCTACAGCAGCTTGACTGGCTAGAGGATTACGACCCGCAAAGGGCGATCGCCGAAAACGAGTATTATCGGCAGTTAATAGAAGTCTACGACACTTCTCTAGCACCTATAGAGCGAGCTTGGACGTACTTGATGACTCCAGAACAAGTACACGCTTTTGGTGGCGTGCTTCTTCCTGATGGCTGGTGGAGCAGTCAGAAATCAGTGACCAGTGACCAGTGA
- a CDS encoding sigma-70 family RNA polymerase sigma factor has protein sequence MSQSIPVCWSTVHATVTPAPVTVEKLSDRDLILRCQAGLRPDKAAFAELLRRYQPHVERILYHLAPDWQDRADLAQEVWIRVYRNIKRLNEPAKFRGWLSRIATNIFYDELRKRKRVKSPLSLDTPRLADDGEMDWEIAGDNPSPEEELTTREFYEQLQEAIADLPEVFRTTIVLREIEGMPYEEIAEITNVSLGTVKSRIARARARLQSQLQNYLNGQ, from the coding sequence ATGAGTCAATCAATTCCTGTATGCTGGTCAACAGTTCACGCAACGGTTACTCCAGCGCCAGTGACAGTAGAAAAGCTATCCGATCGCGATCTCATTTTGCGCTGTCAGGCTGGGCTGCGTCCAGACAAGGCTGCATTTGCCGAGCTGTTACGCCGCTATCAGCCGCATGTAGAGCGTATTTTGTATCATTTAGCACCTGATTGGCAAGATAGAGCAGATTTAGCTCAAGAAGTTTGGATTCGCGTTTACCGCAACATTAAGCGGCTAAACGAGCCAGCTAAATTCCGAGGCTGGTTGAGTCGTATTGCCACCAATATCTTTTACGACGAATTACGCAAACGTAAGCGAGTTAAAAGTCCCTTATCTCTAGATACTCCCCGCCTTGCCGATGATGGAGAAATGGACTGGGAAATCGCCGGAGATAATCCCAGCCCTGAAGAAGAGTTGACAACGCGAGAGTTTTACGAGCAGTTGCAAGAGGCGATCGCAGATTTACCCGAAGTCTTTCGCACAACTATCGTGCTGCGAGAAATTGAAGGAATGCCTTACGAGGAAATTGCGGAAATTACCAACGTTTCTCTAGGAACTGTCAAATCAAGAATTGCTAGAGCTAGAGCTAGACTCCAATCGCAACTGCAAAATTATCTTAATGGTCAATAA
- the leuS gene encoding leucine--tRNA ligase, with protein MESRYNPAAIEEKWQKTWIEQGIDKTDENKDKPKFYALSMFPYPSGSLHMGHVRNYVITDVIARLKRMQGYRVLHPMGWDAFGLPAENAAIKNNIPPAKWTEQNIVQMRDQLKRLGLSIDWDKELATCSPDYYKWTQWIFLQFLQAGLAYQKEAAVNWDPIDQTVLANEQVDSEGRSWRSGAKVEKKLLKQWFLKITDYAEELLQDLDQLTGWPERVKLMQANWIGKSTGAYLEFPIVDSSEKIGVFTTRPDTVYGVTYVVLAPEHPLTRQVTTPDRKAAVEAFIQEVAAESELERTAEDKPKRGIPIGGMAINPFTGAEIPIWIADYVLYEYGTGAVMGVPAHDTRDFQFAQGNNLPIQVVIVPPNNDAETLHVTSVQETYTEPGIMINSGSFNGMDSTEGKQAVIEYAEKQGWGKAIIQYRLRDWLISRQRYWGAPIPVVHCPNCGIVPVPEADLPVRLPEEVEFTGRGGSPLAQLESWVNVPCPTCGTPAKRETDTMDTFIDSSWYFLRYPDATNDKQVFDSARVNDWMPVDQYVGGIEHAILHLLYSRFFTKVLRDSNLLNFDEPFQRLLTQGMVQGLTYVNPNKADKDKWVPTSIVNADDPRDPQTGEPLKLVYATMSKSKGNGVAPEDVIAKYGVDTARMFILFKAPPEKDLEWDEADVQGQFRFLNRVWQLVTEFAQQPNAKEPSKVKNPKSKIEKDLKRAIHTAIKEVTEDLEGEYQFNTAVSELMKLSNALADATCKDSPVYAEGIKTLILLLAPFAPHIADELWHAIANQESVHKQSWLKADPDALVADEMTLVIQINGKTRGTIQVPAQADRQMQEKLARESEPAQRYIEGKEIKKVIVVPGKLVNFAVV; from the coding sequence GTGGAGTCCCGTTATAATCCCGCAGCGATCGAGGAAAAGTGGCAAAAAACCTGGATAGAACAAGGTATAGACAAAACTGACGAAAACAAAGATAAGCCGAAATTCTACGCCCTATCCATGTTTCCCTATCCATCGGGTAGCCTGCATATGGGTCACGTCCGCAATTATGTGATTACGGATGTGATTGCTCGCCTCAAACGAATGCAGGGGTATCGGGTGCTACACCCTATGGGTTGGGATGCTTTCGGTTTACCCGCAGAAAATGCTGCCATTAAAAATAATATTCCCCCTGCCAAATGGACGGAACAAAATATCGTCCAAATGCGCGACCAGTTAAAGCGACTGGGTTTGTCAATTGATTGGGATAAAGAACTTGCCACTTGTTCGCCAGATTATTATAAGTGGACGCAATGGATTTTCTTACAATTTTTGCAAGCCGGACTTGCTTACCAAAAAGAAGCAGCTGTCAACTGGGACCCGATTGACCAAACCGTATTGGCAAACGAACAAGTTGATAGTGAAGGGCGTTCTTGGCGCAGTGGGGCAAAAGTTGAGAAAAAATTACTCAAACAGTGGTTCTTGAAGATTACCGACTACGCCGAAGAATTGCTGCAAGACCTCGACCAATTGACAGGCTGGCCCGAACGAGTCAAGCTGATGCAGGCTAACTGGATTGGGAAATCTACAGGGGCATATTTAGAATTTCCCATTGTTGATAGTTCGGAAAAAATCGGTGTTTTTACCACTCGTCCCGACACGGTTTACGGCGTTACCTATGTTGTTCTAGCCCCAGAACACCCTTTGACTCGTCAGGTGACAACACCAGACAGAAAAGCCGCAGTAGAAGCATTTATTCAAGAAGTTGCAGCCGAAAGCGAATTAGAACGCACGGCTGAGGATAAACCCAAACGCGGGATTCCTATAGGCGGAATGGCGATTAACCCGTTTACAGGTGCAGAAATTCCGATTTGGATTGCTGACTACGTGTTGTATGAATACGGTACTGGGGCAGTCATGGGAGTTCCCGCCCACGATACCAGAGATTTTCAATTTGCTCAAGGCAATAATCTTCCGATTCAAGTGGTCATTGTGCCACCAAACAACGACGCAGAGACTTTACATGTAACGTCTGTACAAGAGACATACACGGAACCAGGAATTATGATTAACTCTGGTTCTTTCAATGGCATGGATTCTACTGAGGGCAAACAAGCGGTAATTGAATACGCCGAGAAACAAGGCTGGGGTAAAGCCATAATTCAATATCGCCTCAGAGATTGGTTGATTTCTCGTCAGAGATATTGGGGCGCACCCATTCCTGTAGTTCATTGTCCTAACTGCGGTATCGTACCCGTACCAGAGGCAGACTTACCCGTAAGATTACCGGAAGAGGTAGAATTTACGGGTCGTGGTGGTTCGCCCTTAGCACAGTTGGAAAGCTGGGTTAACGTACCTTGTCCTACCTGTGGCACGCCTGCAAAGCGAGAGACGGACACGATGGATACGTTTATCGATTCATCGTGGTATTTCTTGCGCTATCCCGATGCCACGAATGACAAGCAGGTCTTCGATTCAGCACGAGTTAATGACTGGATGCCCGTGGATCAGTATGTTGGGGGAATAGAACACGCAATTTTACACTTATTGTACTCGCGGTTCTTTACCAAAGTTTTACGGGATAGCAATTTACTCAACTTTGACGAACCTTTCCAACGCCTGTTAACTCAGGGTATGGTACAGGGATTAACTTACGTGAATCCCAACAAAGCAGACAAAGATAAATGGGTTCCTACCTCAATTGTCAATGCAGACGATCCTCGCGATCCGCAAACAGGTGAACCGCTAAAACTCGTCTACGCTACCATGTCCAAATCTAAGGGTAATGGTGTTGCTCCAGAAGATGTAATCGCTAAATATGGAGTAGACACCGCCAGAATGTTTATTCTGTTTAAAGCACCCCCAGAAAAAGATTTGGAGTGGGATGAAGCAGATGTTCAAGGACAATTTCGCTTCTTGAATCGGGTATGGCAATTAGTCACCGAATTCGCACAGCAACCAAATGCAAAAGAACCATCTAAAGTTAAAAATCCAAAATCCAAAATTGAAAAGGATTTAAAACGGGCAATTCATACGGCTATTAAGGAAGTTACCGAAGATTTAGAAGGAGAATATCAATTTAATACAGCCGTCTCTGAATTAATGAAACTCAGCAATGCCCTGGCTGATGCAACGTGCAAAGATTCTCCAGTGTATGCAGAAGGAATTAAGACATTAATTCTGTTATTGGCTCCATTTGCGCCTCACATTGCTGATGAATTATGGCACGCGATCGCCAACCAGGAATCGGTTCACAAACAGTCGTGGTTGAAAGCCGATCCAGATGCTTTGGTGGCAGATGAAATGACATTAGTAATTCAGATTAATGGTAAAACCAGAGGCACAATTCAAGTTCCCGCTCAAGCCGATCGGCAAATGCAAGAAAAGCTAGCACGAGAATCAGAACCCGCGCAGCGATATATCGAAGGAAAGGAAATTAAAAAGGTCATCGTCGTACCTGGAAAACTAGTTAATTTTGCGGTCGTATGA
- a CDS encoding S-layer homology domain-containing protein yields the protein MCIVKAATTTILLATLACCELSYKANANPSLPIAQKQLGDRAMAVKQNSATALEQVLQTRKFKASDLAQVSTLNDIQGSWAQSFIAGLVSRGIVQGFPDGSFRPDEPVTRAQFAAIVTKAFPQQSNRNAIAFADLPEYYWAKDAIQTAYQTGFLAGYPNNTFLPEQNIPRVQVLVALANGLNLSAKAESSTLLDTSYQDAAEIPDFARSPVAAATANRLVVNYPNKDVLHPNQTATRADVAAFIYQALANQGEMPQLRADDPMAEYVVGLQPATPVASAPEPQPLTPEQVAKLRQQYRIEATPLTALIRPSVVGGGSSVGSPTAFGAGWGSAFFGTSFQGRARDTSKSDGAASFGFGLGDASRAVGLEIAATTVDLYGNTFGDGTISFKLHRLLPANFGIAVGVENAIIWGETDGGSSLYGVVSKVFSLTEDAAKPFSKITTSVGLGGGRFRSEEDVEDGNDTVNVFGSMGLQATEQLSLIADWTGQDLNLGVSVVPFRSLPLVITPSLADVTGNAGDGVRFVLGVGYVGRF from the coding sequence ATGTGTATTGTTAAAGCTGCTACAACCACTATTCTCTTGGCGACTCTTGCTTGTTGCGAGTTGAGCTACAAAGCCAATGCCAATCCTAGTTTGCCAATCGCCCAAAAACAGCTAGGCGATCGCGCTATGGCAGTGAAGCAAAATAGTGCAACTGCATTGGAACAGGTGTTGCAAACTCGAAAGTTTAAAGCCTCAGATTTAGCACAAGTATCGACTTTAAATGATATTCAGGGTAGCTGGGCGCAGAGTTTTATTGCCGGACTAGTATCGCGGGGTATCGTTCAAGGTTTTCCCGATGGTAGTTTTCGCCCAGACGAGCCAGTAACTCGCGCTCAATTTGCCGCAATTGTCACTAAAGCATTTCCACAACAATCTAACCGCAACGCGATCGCTTTCGCAGATTTACCGGAATATTACTGGGCAAAGGATGCAATCCAGACAGCTTACCAAACAGGATTTCTGGCTGGATATCCCAACAACACCTTTTTACCAGAGCAAAACATTCCCCGCGTCCAAGTGTTGGTAGCTCTAGCCAACGGACTGAACTTGTCTGCAAAAGCAGAATCTTCCACCCTGCTCGATACCTCGTATCAAGATGCAGCAGAAATTCCCGACTTTGCCCGTAGTCCAGTGGCAGCGGCAACAGCAAATCGCTTGGTCGTAAACTATCCTAATAAGGATGTACTGCATCCAAATCAAACGGCAACCCGTGCAGATGTCGCAGCGTTTATTTACCAAGCTTTAGCGAACCAGGGTGAAATGCCGCAACTGAGAGCTGACGATCCAATGGCTGAATATGTCGTTGGTTTGCAGCCAGCAACTCCAGTAGCATCCGCACCAGAACCACAGCCACTGACACCCGAGCAAGTCGCAAAACTGCGTCAGCAGTATCGCATCGAAGCGACACCTTTAACAGCTTTGATCAGACCGTCAGTCGTAGGTGGCGGATCGAGTGTTGGTTCGCCCACGGCATTTGGTGCGGGTTGGGGTAGTGCCTTCTTCGGTACGAGCTTTCAAGGTAGAGCGCGCGATACTAGCAAATCAGATGGAGCGGCTTCATTTGGATTTGGTTTAGGCGATGCAAGTAGAGCTGTCGGTCTAGAAATTGCGGCTACAACTGTCGATCTGTATGGAAATACTTTCGGGGATGGGACTATTAGTTTCAAACTGCATCGCCTCCTACCAGCAAACTTTGGAATTGCGGTTGGGGTGGAAAATGCAATTATTTGGGGTGAGACTGACGGTGGTAGCAGTCTTTACGGCGTAGTCAGTAAAGTTTTCAGTCTCACAGAGGATGCAGCAAAGCCTTTTAGTAAGATTACAACCTCAGTAGGTCTAGGTGGTGGTCGCTTCCGTTCTGAAGAGGACGTAGAAGATGGTAACGATACGGTTAATGTTTTTGGCAGCATGGGCTTGCAAGCAACTGAACAACTTTCCCTCATCGCAGACTGGACGGGTCAAGATCTGAACTTAGGTGTATCTGTCGTACCTTTCCGAAGTCTACCTCTAGTCATTACTCCATCTCTTGCCGATGTCACTGGTAATGCTGGTGATGGTGTCCGATTTGTTCTTGGTGTTGGTTATGTCGGTCGTTTTTAA
- a CDS encoding late competence development ComFB family protein, with protein MSIQQIVEQALQDGYLTPAMEAEVGRICDTASELSIEEYMALDKLMGSLLTGEVVAVQRKQFINVMEELVLTEVIARVAEIKVTSGHSLDVGDIAAYALNRLPPLYATTEEGANYQRQRAKEELAALIVQQIDEAIARSLDRPEFFPERQALGKSSGGKEVVKQVSMLLQAYAPNFEQQIS; from the coding sequence ATGAGCATTCAACAAATTGTCGAGCAAGCCCTTCAAGATGGCTATTTAACACCAGCCATGGAAGCAGAGGTGGGTAGAATCTGTGACACTGCTTCCGAGCTTTCCATAGAAGAGTATATGGCGTTAGATAAGTTGATGGGTTCGCTCTTGACTGGCGAAGTTGTAGCGGTGCAGCGCAAACAATTTATCAACGTCATGGAAGAGTTAGTGCTGACTGAAGTTATCGCACGGGTAGCAGAAATTAAAGTTACCAGCGGTCACAGTCTAGACGTAGGTGATATCGCTGCCTATGCACTCAATCGTCTTCCTCCCCTATATGCTACGACTGAAGAAGGTGCTAATTACCAACGCCAGCGGGCAAAAGAAGAACTGGCAGCGCTAATTGTACAACAAATCGATGAAGCGATCGCCCGCAGCTTAGACCGACCCGAATTCTTCCCAGAACGCCAAGCCCTCGGTAAAAGTAGTGGTGGTAAAGAGGTAGTGAAACAAGTCAGTATGCTACTCCAAGCCTACGCACCTAACTTCGAGCAACAGATTTCTTAG